One stretch of Planococcus sp. PAMC 21323 DNA includes these proteins:
- a CDS encoding YycH family regulatory protein, which produces MGLKYVEHIKSIALFLLILLSLALTFTIWTFTPTHEIIEPTTTVDAPISKPKNTEEIVRPVKLLFHHTEDVTGTSDQNNIGLLIESVKNWQISNIRMVQDEATPATIKSYMHSSNRALVYYPGLVPLPVFGSINNIIDTTIPESSFDRLIVEWDAPANDRPALYFINTLSGRIYKADLRVEDLYQFKTEIVDQAKDFETYVTDEAIGTLPIYVQKDRIEKSSIGFLLEGISTSNFADALLNSPELVFSADLKTQEYTDESGALMRENPNAKSISYIQPKAETRDPAIPSDLLFDSLNYINAHGGWTDQYFYTGMNSVNQQIEYQLYVADLPVFSNSTTTTLEIKWGIDDGIEQVYSYIRPAYQLDSEAENRVVVLDSGENVLKALGKLDDEERSNITDITPAYHLTRSEDDFIITFEPTWYVKTNGIWTELPSELTGGREVGLE; this is translated from the coding sequence GTGGGATTGAAGTATGTAGAACATATTAAGTCAATTGCTTTGTTTTTACTCATCCTACTCAGTCTTGCATTAACCTTCACGATTTGGACTTTCACTCCTACTCATGAAATTATTGAACCAACGACTACGGTCGATGCACCAATTTCAAAACCTAAAAACACAGAAGAAATCGTTCGACCTGTAAAACTATTATTTCATCACACCGAAGATGTGACAGGTACAAGCGATCAAAATAATATTGGTTTGTTAATTGAATCTGTGAAGAATTGGCAAATTAGCAACATTAGAATGGTGCAGGATGAAGCTACACCTGCAACGATCAAGTCTTATATGCATAGCTCAAATAGAGCGCTTGTTTATTATCCTGGATTAGTGCCATTGCCTGTCTTTGGTTCAATTAATAATATTATTGATACAACAATTCCAGAATCTTCATTTGATCGGTTAATTGTTGAGTGGGATGCGCCAGCTAATGACCGTCCCGCATTATACTTTATTAATACTTTGTCTGGCAGAATCTATAAAGCAGATCTACGAGTAGAAGATCTATATCAATTTAAAACAGAAATAGTAGATCAAGCGAAAGACTTTGAAACTTATGTAACAGATGAAGCGATTGGAACCTTACCAATTTACGTTCAAAAAGATAGAATCGAAAAATCGAGCATCGGTTTTCTATTAGAAGGCATTTCGACTTCGAATTTTGCGGACGCCTTGTTAAATAGTCCGGAATTAGTATTCTCAGCGGATTTAAAAACTCAAGAGTATACAGATGAATCGGGCGCATTAATGAGAGAAAATCCGAATGCAAAAAGCATAAGTTATATCCAGCCAAAAGCAGAAACAAGAGACCCTGCCATTCCTTCAGATTTACTATTCGATTCACTTAACTACATTAATGCACATGGTGGGTGGACGGATCAGTATTTCTACACAGGAATGAATTCTGTCAATCAGCAAATCGAGTATCAATTATACGTAGCTGATTTACCGGTGTTCAGTAACTCTACAACAACCACCTTAGAGATCAAGTGGGGGATAGATGACGGAATCGAACAAGTTTATAGCTATATTCGACCTGCGTATCAATTAGATTCTGAAGCAGAAAACAGAGTAGTCGTGTTGGACTCAGGTGAAAATGTATTAAAAGCTCTTGGAAAATTAGACGATGAAGAACGATCCAATATCACAGATATCACGCCTGCTTATCACTTAACGAGAAGTGAAGATGATTTTATCATTACATTTGAGCCGACTTGGTACGTTAAAACAAATGGTATTTGGACGGAATTGCCATCTGAATTGACAGGAGGGCGAGAAGTTGGATTGGAATAA
- the yycF gene encoding response regulator YycF, with product MSKTILVVDDEKPIADILQFNLKKEGFNVVCAYDGDEAIKIAGEIQPDLMLLDIMLPNRDGMEVCREIRKKFDFPIIMLTAKDSEIDKVLGLELGADDYVTKPFSTRELIARVKANLRRQNVAPAEEEGQNSNDIQVGVLTIQPDAYLVLKREETIELTHREFELLHYLGKHIGQVMTREHLLQTVWGYDYFGDVRTVDVTVRRLREKIEDNPSHPAWIVTRRGVGYYLRNPEQE from the coding sequence ATGAGTAAAACAATTTTAGTTGTAGACGATGAGAAACCGATTGCGGATATTTTGCAATTTAACTTAAAAAAAGAAGGCTTTAATGTAGTTTGCGCATATGACGGGGATGAGGCGATTAAAATTGCAGGAGAAATCCAGCCTGATTTAATGCTATTGGATATTATGTTGCCGAACCGTGACGGGATGGAAGTTTGTCGTGAAATCCGCAAAAAATTCGATTTCCCAATTATTATGTTAACGGCAAAAGACTCTGAAATTGATAAAGTTTTAGGCCTAGAATTAGGGGCTGATGACTATGTCACAAAGCCATTTTCAACGCGCGAATTAATCGCACGGGTGAAGGCCAATTTGCGACGACAAAATGTAGCGCCTGCTGAAGAAGAAGGACAAAATTCTAATGATATTCAAGTAGGTGTTTTAACGATTCAACCGGATGCTTACCTTGTTTTAAAACGTGAAGAAACAATCGAATTGACTCACCGTGAATTTGAATTGCTTCACTATCTTGGCAAGCATATTGGACAGGTCATGACCCGCGAGCATTTATTGCAAACGGTATGGGGCTATGATTATTTTGGGGATGTTCGTACAGTCGATGTTACAGTGCGACGTTTGCGTGAAAAAATCGAAGATAACCCAAGTCATCCTGCATGGATTGTGACACGTCGCGGTGTAGGGTATTATTTGCGAAATCCTGAACAGGAGTAG
- the walK gene encoding cell wall metabolism sensor histidine kinase WalK has protein sequence MSKVNFLKSIHVKFVLIYILLILLAMQIIGLYFAQQLEETLKGNFISSIEDRMEIIEFSVREEMIKERTDENSTLEQTLRTVLYGFQSDDINEIRVVDTRYSILASSVIENQILVGQRSTNDLVRQSIIGEIDLEQTYVDKESEERIWVRTLPIVATGGTLLGTLYVEAEIENVYDQMDDINSILAVGTTISLVITAILGILVAQTISRPIADMRRQAQAMAKGNFSRKVRVYSDDEIGQLARAFNHLTNRLQESQQSTESERRKLASVLSNMTDGVLSTDRRGRIILINDPALQLLNVSRETVINRPVTSVLGLEEEYTFEDLIDMKDSVTLDLSSYEQSTLLRTTFSVIQKETGFVNGLIAVLHDNTEQEKIDIERREFVANVSHELRTPLTTMRSYLEALADGAWQDPDLAPNFLNVTQTETERMIRLVNDLLKLSKMDSSETELSKEMVEFNVFFNRIIDRFEMSKSHKVNFKRQLPKEQYFVEIDPDKLTQVIDNIISNALKYSPEGGKVRFNMTVEEGFLLIQISDEGMGIPKENVDRIFDRFYRVDRARSREMGGTGLGLAISKEMINAHGGVIWAESKLGKGTSIFFTLPFEEDDGGEWD, from the coding sequence ATGTCAAAAGTAAATTTTTTAAAGTCGATACATGTGAAATTTGTGCTAATTTATATTTTGTTGATTTTGCTGGCTATGCAGATTATTGGGTTGTATTTCGCTCAGCAGCTTGAAGAAACATTGAAAGGGAACTTTATAAGTTCCATCGAAGACCGTATGGAAATCATCGAATTTAGTGTACGTGAAGAAATGATCAAAGAACGTACAGATGAAAATTCAACACTAGAGCAAACATTGCGGACCGTATTATATGGTTTTCAGTCAGATGATATTAATGAAATACGGGTAGTGGATACGCGGTACAGCATTCTTGCATCGTCTGTTATCGAAAATCAAATATTAGTTGGGCAACGCTCAACTAATGATTTAGTTCGGCAATCTATCATTGGAGAAATCGATTTAGAACAAACTTATGTCGATAAAGAAAGTGAAGAGCGAATTTGGGTGCGTACCTTGCCAATTGTTGCAACAGGTGGCACCTTGCTCGGAACTTTATATGTAGAAGCTGAAATTGAAAATGTATATGACCAAATGGATGATATCAACTCGATCCTTGCCGTAGGTACGACCATTTCCTTGGTTATTACTGCGATTTTAGGGATTTTGGTTGCTCAAACCATTTCACGTCCGATTGCCGATATGCGAAGACAAGCACAAGCAATGGCGAAAGGAAACTTTTCACGCAAGGTAAGGGTTTATAGTGACGATGAAATTGGTCAGCTGGCTCGAGCCTTTAACCATTTAACAAATCGATTACAGGAATCTCAACAATCGACAGAAAGTGAACGCCGTAAATTGGCATCTGTTCTTTCTAATATGACAGATGGAGTATTATCAACTGATAGACGAGGACGCATTATCTTGATTAATGACCCTGCGCTTCAATTGCTTAATGTTTCACGTGAAACGGTTATTAATCGACCAGTGACAAGCGTATTAGGTCTTGAAGAAGAATATACTTTCGAAGATTTGATTGATATGAAAGATTCTGTCACGCTAGATTTGAGTTCGTATGAACAAAGCACATTATTACGAACAACTTTTTCTGTGATCCAAAAAGAAACGGGATTTGTTAATGGATTAATTGCGGTATTGCATGACAATACGGAGCAAGAGAAAATTGATATTGAACGTCGTGAGTTTGTTGCCAACGTATCACATGAATTGCGGACACCTTTGACAACGATGCGCAGTTATTTAGAGGCTTTAGCTGATGGGGCATGGCAAGATCCAGACTTAGCGCCAAACTTTTTAAATGTAACGCAAACGGAAACAGAACGAATGATTCGACTGGTAAATGATTTACTGAAATTATCAAAAATGGATTCGAGTGAAACCGAATTGAGTAAAGAAATGGTCGAATTTAACGTCTTTTTCAATCGCATCATTGATCGTTTTGAGATGTCGAAGTCGCATAAAGTGAATTTTAAACGTCAATTGCCTAAAGAACAGTATTTTGTGGAAATTGATCCGGATAAATTGACTCAAGTAATTGATAATATTATTTCGAATGCATTGAAGTATTCTCCAGAAGGCGGAAAAGTTCGCTTTAATATGACAGTAGAAGAAGGTTTCCTACTGATTCAGATTAGTGATGAAGGAATGGGAATTCCAAAAGAAAATGTTGATCGAATTTTTGATCGTTTTTATCGCGTAGATCGTGCAAGATCACGTGAAATGGGCGGTACGGGACTAGGCTTAGCTATTTCCAAAGAAATGATCAATGCTCATGGAGGCGTTATTTGGGCTGAGAGTAAGTTGGGTAAAGGAACAAGTATTTTCTTTACACTGCCATTCGAAGAAGACGACGGGGGTGAGTGGGATTGA
- a CDS encoding adenylosuccinate synthase: MTSVVVVGTQWGDEGKGKITDFLSEHAEVIARYQGGNNAGHTIIFGGETYKLHLIPSGIFYKDKTSVIGNGMVVDPKALVKELKGLHERGVTTENLRISNRAHVLLPYHIKQDEVEEARRGANKIGTTGKGIGPAYMDKAARVGIRMADLLDHVVFEEKLRMNLIEKNRLFEKFYETEGFTVEEIMEEYYAYGQEIAKYVTDTSKVLNDAIDDGRRVLFEGAQGVMLDIDQGTYPFVTSSNPVAGGVTIGAGVGPTTIQHVIGVCKAYTSRVGDGPFPTELFDEVGQQIREVGKEYGTTTGRPRRIGWFDSVVVRHARRVSGLTDLTVNSIDVLTGLETVKICTAYRYKGELITEYPANLRMLDECEPVYEELPGWSEDVTNCKSLDELPETARHYLERIAQLTGVQISIFSVGPDRNQTNIVTSVWR, encoded by the coding sequence ATGACGTCAGTCGTAGTAGTAGGAACGCAATGGGGAGACGAAGGAAAAGGGAAAATCACTGATTTTCTATCAGAACATGCAGAAGTAATTGCACGTTACCAAGGCGGTAATAACGCTGGACACACCATCATTTTCGGTGGAGAAACGTATAAATTACATTTGATTCCTTCAGGAATTTTTTATAAAGATAAAACATCAGTAATCGGAAACGGAATGGTTGTCGATCCAAAAGCGCTTGTTAAAGAGTTAAAAGGTCTTCATGAGCGTGGCGTCACAACTGAAAACTTGCGCATTTCAAACCGCGCACATGTTTTATTGCCGTACCATATTAAACAAGATGAAGTAGAAGAAGCACGACGCGGAGCAAACAAAATTGGAACAACAGGTAAAGGCATCGGACCTGCTTATATGGACAAAGCAGCACGTGTCGGAATTCGTATGGCGGATTTATTGGACCATGTTGTGTTCGAAGAAAAACTGCGCATGAACTTAATCGAGAAAAACCGTCTGTTCGAGAAGTTTTATGAAACAGAAGGATTTACTGTAGAAGAAATTATGGAAGAATATTATGCATATGGTCAAGAAATCGCTAAATATGTAACAGATACATCAAAAGTATTAAATGATGCAATTGATGATGGACGTCGCGTATTGTTTGAAGGCGCTCAAGGCGTAATGCTTGATATCGACCAAGGAACATATCCTTTTGTTACATCTTCTAACCCAGTAGCGGGCGGAGTAACAATTGGTGCTGGAGTTGGCCCAACGACAATTCAACACGTTATCGGAGTATGTAAAGCGTACACGTCACGTGTAGGTGATGGACCATTCCCAACAGAATTGTTTGATGAAGTAGGTCAACAAATCCGTGAAGTTGGGAAAGAATATGGGACAACTACAGGACGTCCACGCCGCATCGGCTGGTTTGACAGCGTCGTTGTTCGTCATGCAAGACGTGTAAGTGGTTTAACAGATTTAACGGTTAACTCGATTGATGTATTAACAGGTCTTGAAACAGTTAAGATTTGTACAGCTTACCGTTACAAAGGTGAATTGATCACAGAATACCCTGCAAACTTGCGTATGTTAGATGAGTGCGAGCCTGTTTATGAAGAGCTTCCAGGCTGGTCTGAAGACGTAACAAACTGCAAATCATTAGATGAGTTGCCAGAAACTGCACGTCATTACTTAGAGCGTATTGCACAATTGACGGGCGTACAAATTTCAATTTTCTCTGTCGGTCCTGACCGCAACCAAACAAACATCGTTACAAGTGTTTGGAGATAG
- the rplI gene encoding 50S ribosomal protein L9 yields the protein MKVIFLKDVKGKGKKGEIKNVADGYAHNFLLKNNWAIEANQATISKLDGQKKKEQKEADLERQEAEQLKETLESLTIELTAKSGEGGRIFGSITTKQVATALEKKNGIKLDKRKMELDDAIRALGYTNIPVKLHQDVTATLRVHVTEEA from the coding sequence ATGAAAGTAATATTCTTAAAAGACGTAAAAGGCAAAGGCAAAAAAGGTGAAATTAAAAACGTAGCAGATGGTTACGCACATAACTTCCTACTGAAAAACAATTGGGCGATTGAAGCTAACCAAGCAACAATTAGTAAGTTGGACGGACAAAAGAAAAAAGAGCAAAAAGAAGCTGACTTAGAGCGTCAAGAAGCGGAACAATTGAAAGAAACACTAGAAAGCTTAACAATCGAATTGACCGCTAAATCGGGTGAAGGCGGACGTATTTTCGGATCAATAACAACAAAACAAGTAGCGACAGCTCTTGAGAAGAAAAATGGCATCAAATTAGACAAACGTAAAATGGAGTTAGATGATGCTATCCGTGCGCTTGGCTATACGAATATTCCTGTGAAATTGCATCAGGATGTAACTGCTACACTTCGAGTTCATGTTACTGAAGAAGCGTAA
- the dnaB gene encoding replicative DNA helicase, which translates to MNEMIDRVPPHNHEAEQSVIGAIFLEPPSLITVAEIVMAEDFYRIAHQKIFQTMLNLSDQGKAIDVVTVTEELSVKKELEDVGGLSYLTEIANAVPTAANVAHYAHIVEEKALLRRLIRVATTIVEDGFTREDEVEALLSEAEKKMMEVSSRKKAGDFTHIKDVLVKTYDNIELLHTRKGDVTGIPTGFRDLDKVTAGFQRNDLIIVAARPSVGKTAFALNVAQNVATKTDENVAIFSLEMGAEQLVMRMLCAEGNIDAQVLRTGALQNEDWRKLTMAMGSLSNAGIFIDDTPGIRVNDIRAKCRRLKQEYGLGMIMIDYLQLIQGPGKSGENRQQEVSDISRSLKGLARELEVPVIALSQLSRGVEQRQDKRPMMSDLRESGSIEQDADIVSFLYREDYYDKETEDQNMIEIIIAKQRNGPTGTVKLAFVKEYNKFVTIDWSQHESGGDF; encoded by the coding sequence ATGAACGAAATGATAGATCGTGTCCCCCCGCACAACCATGAAGCCGAGCAATCGGTGATTGGTGCCATCTTTTTAGAACCACCGTCCCTGATTACGGTTGCTGAAATCGTCATGGCGGAAGATTTTTACCGCATTGCCCATCAAAAGATTTTCCAGACGATGCTGAATTTATCAGATCAAGGAAAAGCGATTGATGTTGTGACTGTGACAGAAGAGCTTTCTGTCAAAAAAGAATTAGAAGATGTCGGCGGTTTATCTTATTTAACGGAAATTGCTAATGCTGTACCAACAGCTGCTAACGTTGCGCATTATGCACATATTGTTGAAGAAAAAGCCTTGCTTCGTCGATTAATCCGTGTAGCGACAACGATTGTAGAAGACGGCTTTACACGTGAAGATGAAGTAGAAGCCTTGCTTTCTGAAGCAGAAAAGAAAATGATGGAAGTATCAAGCCGGAAAAAGGCCGGTGACTTTACCCACATCAAAGATGTTCTGGTCAAGACCTATGACAATATCGAATTGTTGCATACCCGTAAAGGAGACGTCACAGGTATTCCTACAGGCTTCCGAGACCTTGATAAGGTCACAGCAGGGTTTCAACGAAACGACTTGATTATCGTAGCTGCACGGCCTTCTGTTGGTAAGACCGCTTTCGCTTTGAACGTCGCACAAAACGTAGCGACGAAAACAGACGAAAATGTCGCCATCTTTAGTTTGGAGATGGGTGCGGAACAGCTCGTCATGCGTATGCTTTGTGCAGAAGGTAATATTGATGCACAAGTGCTTCGTACAGGTGCACTTCAAAATGAAGATTGGCGCAAGTTGACGATGGCGATGGGGAGTTTATCCAATGCCGGAATCTTTATCGATGATACGCCAGGTATTCGGGTAAATGACATTCGTGCAAAATGTCGTCGTTTGAAACAAGAGTACGGACTCGGCATGATCATGATTGATTATCTTCAATTGATCCAGGGACCCGGAAAATCCGGCGAAAACCGTCAACAAGAAGTTTCGGACATTTCCCGTTCATTAAAAGGTTTGGCTCGTGAACTTGAAGTACCCGTTATCGCCTTGTCTCAGTTGTCTCGTGGAGTAGAGCAGCGACAAGATAAACGACCAATGATGTCGGATTTACGTGAATCTGGAAGTATTGAGCAAGATGCCGATATTGTGTCATTCTTGTATCGTGAGGATTATTACGACAAAGAAACAGAAGATCAAAATATGATTGAAATTATCATCGCGAAGCAACGTAACGGTCCAACAGGTACTGTTAAACTAGCGTTTGTGAAAGAATATAATAAATTCGTAACCATCGATTGGAGTCAACATGAATCGGGCGGAGATTTTTAA
- a CDS encoding MBL fold metallo-hydrolase, translating into MQFSVLASGSSGNATYIENGEHSFLVDAGLSGRKMEELFAAIGKKMSDLDGILVTHEHSDHIKGLGIVARKHKVPIYANAKTWTAMDGLIGAVPVEQRFHFDMDTVKTFGSMDIESFAVSHDAADPMFYVFHANGRKLSLITDTGYVSDRMKGVIQASDSYVFESNHDVGMLQMGRYPWSIKRRILSDVGHVSNEDAAVAMSEVIAEKPTRIYLSHLSKDNNMKDLARMSVEQTLQSKGIITGEYVNLFDTDANIPTKLIVV; encoded by the coding sequence ATGCAATTCAGTGTATTAGCCAGCGGTTCAAGCGGCAATGCCACATATATCGAAAACGGGGAGCATTCTTTTTTAGTCGATGCGGGACTTAGTGGCCGTAAGATGGAAGAATTGTTTGCTGCAATCGGTAAAAAAATGAGCGATTTAGATGGCATTTTGGTTACGCATGAGCATAGCGACCATATTAAAGGCTTGGGTATTGTCGCGCGTAAACATAAAGTACCGATTTACGCCAATGCGAAAACATGGACTGCTATGGATGGGTTAATCGGAGCGGTTCCTGTAGAGCAACGTTTTCATTTTGATATGGACACGGTAAAGACTTTTGGTTCGATGGATATTGAATCGTTCGCGGTGTCACACGATGCAGCAGATCCAATGTTTTATGTGTTTCATGCAAATGGCCGAAAGCTGTCGTTAATTACAGATACAGGCTATGTGAGCGACCGGATGAAAGGTGTTATTCAAGCGTCTGATTCATACGTGTTTGAAAGTAATCACGATGTAGGAATGCTGCAGATGGGCCGTTATCCATGGTCGATCAAGCGCCGGATTTTGAGTGATGTGGGTCACGTGTCTAATGAAGATGCGGCAGTAGCGATGAGTGAAGTGATTGCTGAAAAACCGACGCGTATTTATCTTTCGCATTTGAGTAAAGATAATAATATGAAGGATTTAGCGCGTATGAGTGTCGAGCAAACCTTGCAGTCAAAAGGGATTATCACAGGTGAATACGTGAATCTGTTTGATACGGATGCTAATATACCGACTAAATTAATCGTTGTGTAA
- a CDS encoding two-component system regulatory protein YycI: MDWNKTKTIFIIVFSILNVFLYSLYLNRYTEAKNVEVLSESSVDEKLQADKISYSNLLENVEGMPYIRGETKIFTAKEAPKDNVQVNIQEGKKLQVSYEKALAPVGEPGSAKALNTFMEQNVYEGTSYELWEIDKELNKATYFQKLAGELLYFSDDGKVTVYWDKEGDIVRYEQTMFTNIIENEEPKSLVTAVTAIHTLYQKNKLEYGSKIVNTELGYSVHVQVSKDRQMFVPTWHVQAELSDGTRQDYFVNAVKDGVIELNKPPEEVE; the protein is encoded by the coding sequence TTGGATTGGAATAAAACCAAGACCATTTTTATCATTGTCTTTTCAATTTTAAATGTTTTTTTGTATTCCTTGTATCTAAACCGTTATACAGAAGCGAAAAATGTAGAAGTTCTTTCAGAATCCTCAGTAGATGAAAAGTTACAAGCTGATAAAATTAGCTATTCAAACCTTCTTGAAAACGTTGAAGGAATGCCTTATATTCGTGGAGAAACGAAAATCTTTACTGCAAAAGAGGCACCCAAAGATAACGTTCAAGTCAATATTCAAGAAGGTAAAAAACTTCAAGTTTCTTATGAAAAAGCCTTAGCACCTGTTGGAGAACCAGGAAGTGCGAAAGCGTTGAATACCTTTATGGAACAAAACGTATATGAAGGCACTTCTTATGAGTTATGGGAAATTGATAAAGAGTTAAACAAAGCTACTTATTTCCAAAAGCTGGCGGGCGAACTTCTTTATTTTAGTGACGATGGAAAAGTAACGGTTTATTGGGATAAAGAAGGGGATATTGTTCGTTATGAACAAACAATGTTTACCAATATTATCGAAAATGAAGAACCGAAAAGCTTAGTCACAGCCGTAACTGCGATTCATACGCTTTACCAAAAAAACAAGCTAGAATACGGCTCTAAAATTGTGAACACGGAGCTTGGGTATTCAGTACACGTACAAGTATCAAAAGACCGTCAAATGTTTGTCCCAACTTGGCATGTTCAAGCAGAACTTTCAGATGGTACTCGCCAAGATTATTTTGTGAATGCTGTAAAAGACGGAGTTATTGAATTGAACAAACCACCAGAAGAAGTAGAGTAA